The segment TGTCCCGGTGAGTCCTGATTCTCCCCAAGCTCGGTTGGAAGATATCGCTCTATTAACCGGTGCGGTACTTCACATTCAGGATAAACAGGGCGAAAGGGTGCTTGAAACGCAAGGGATCTGTCAGATTCATGTAGAGGCGGAGTGGCTCATCCATCGAACTTCACTGCGGCTTCAGCCAAATGAGACGCAAGTAACAAGAGTAAGCAGCGAGGTAGATTTATGCTACATGATCTTTACTTCGGGTACGACGGGACTTCCGAAAGGGATTATGATGAGCCATCAGGCGGTGGTAGCCTTTTACAAAGGAATGATAGAGACATGTGGTGTTTCAGCTCATGCTCGTATCGGCACGATCTCACCCCTGCAGTTTGATTTATCCCTGTTAGATTTGGGTTTAGCACTTGGAAGCGGTGCTGCACTGGTCCAGGTTCCCAATATTCTCGTGCACCAGCCTAAGCGCATGGTTCGGTATTTATGCGACCATCAGGTTACCCAAATGAACGGTGTGCCCTCGATTTGGCGCCATTTGCTACAGAAGGTAAGCGAGCCCATCTACGACCTGCTGAGCCTAGAAGCAGTCCTGTTCGCCGGTGAAAGCTTTCCGGTAATAGAGCTTGTTAAGCTTAAATCCATCCTACCAGGATTGAGCCGTATTATTAACTGCTTTGGCCAATCGGAATCAGTAGCCTGCACTTTTCACGATGTTAAGCCGGAGCTGGAGTCGAAACCATCCTGCCTCAGCATAGGGCGAGGCATACCGGGAGCCGAAATGCTCTTAATCGATGAAGAGGGGCGGCCTATTAAGGAGGTAGGAGTGATTGGCGAGCTATATCTTGGAGGACCGATCCTATTCTCGGGCTATTGGAAGGATGAGGAGCTTACACAAAGGGCGCTTGTGCCGCATCCTCTCCGGCCAGAAGGCAAAGAAAAGGTCTTCAGGACGGGGGACCTAGCTTACATGGGGACGAACGGACACTTTTTCTACAAGGGACGCAAGGACCATCAGGTCAAAGTACAAGGCAACAGGGTGGAACTCGGGGAGATCCAGAACCGTCTGCTGGCTCACCCAGATGTTCATGAGGCGGAGATCATTCTGCAGAGTACGGAGGCAGGAGCGGCGATCTGGGCGTTCCTTGTGCCTGCTCCGAGGACAACTCCGGTCAAGGAGGAACTGCGAAAGTATTGTGCGCTGGCTCTGCCTGCTTACATGCTGCCATCCCGATTTTTCTTTATCGATGTAATGCCGGTAACCATTAACGGAAAGATCGACACAAAAGC is part of the Paenibacillus algicola genome and harbors:
- a CDS encoding amino acid adenylation domain-containing protein; the encoded protein is MTNERPVLFHEFLLQHVQTRSEVEAIIHRGKPWTYRELNERVLQFAVQLKKIGIKAGERILIEMHPTPTAVALLIAISKLGAVFVPVSPDSPQARLEDIALLTGAVLHIQDKQGERVLETQGICQIHVEAEWLIHRTSLRLQPNETQVTRVSSEVDLCYMIFTSGTTGLPKGIMMSHQAVVAFYKGMIETCGVSAHARIGTISPLQFDLSLLDLGLALGSGAALVQVPNILVHQPKRMVRYLCDHQVTQMNGVPSIWRHLLQKVSEPIYDLLSLEAVLFAGESFPVIELVKLKSILPGLSRIINCFGQSESVACTFHDVKPELESKPSCLSIGRGIPGAEMLLIDEEGRPIKEVGVIGELYLGGPILFSGYWKDEELTQRALVPHPLRPEGKEKVFRTGDLAYMGTNGHFFYKGRKDHQVKVQGNRVELGEIQNRLLAHPDVHEAEIILQSTEAGAAIWAFLVPAPRTTPVKEELRKYCALALPAYMLPSRFFFIDVMPVTINGKIDTKALLAYSRQATS